In the Purpureocillium takamizusanense chromosome 5, complete sequence genome, one interval contains:
- the RNR1 gene encoding Ribonucleoside-diphosphate reductase (COG:F~EggNog:ENOG503NWE4), with the protein MFVRKRDGRQERVQFDKITARVSRLCYGLDTEHVDPVAITQKVISGVYGGVTTVQLDDLAAETAAYMTVTHPDYAILAARIAVSNLHKQTKKQWSAVVSDLYHYVNPRNDRASPMISQETYECVMRHKEELDSAIVYDRDFNYQYFGFKTLERSYLLKLNGKIVERPQHMIMRVAVGIWGDNIERVIETYNLMSSKLFTHASPTLFNAGTPQAQLSSCFLVDMKEDSIEGIYDTLKTCAMISKMAGGIGLNVHRIRATGSYIAGTNGTSNGVIPMLRVFNNTARYVDQGGNKRPGAFAIYLEPWHADVFEFLDLRKNHGKEEVRARDLFLALWIPDLFMKRVEKNGDWTLMCPNECPGLADCYGDEFEALYEKYEREGKGRKTIRAQKLWYSILEAQTETGNPFMLYKDACNRKSNQKNLGTIRSSNLCTEIVEYSAPDEVAVCNLASLALPAFVDYTEGCYDFKKLHEVTQVVVRNLNRIIDVNYYPVQEARNSNMRHRPIGLGVQGLADAFLALRLPFESPEARELNKQIFETIYHAALTASVELSKEQGPYSTFKGSPASEGILQFDMWNVKPSDLWEWDSLKEQIKEHGIRNSLLLAPMPTASTSQILGNNECFEPYTSNIYQRRVLAGEFQVVNPWLLKDLVDMGLWSDAMKNRIIAENGSIQNIPNIPADIKALYKTVWEISQRQVVQMAADRGAFIDQSQSLNIHMKDPTMGKITSMHFTGWKLGLKTGMYYLRTQAAAAPIQFTVDQQALKVADTNVGKERVLKKRTAPAGTSYMSSPSAVPRASYLKEEAGNSLSSNGIPTPSTTPPPALAAEAKPRPVASPNKAPTIKADVDDGDSPRVLPTDPSDKINDEELAEPGKKPAGAQSEDKDEDSEGRERDIYSDAVLACSIENPEACVMCSG; encoded by the exons atgTTCGTTAGAAAGCGCG ATGGGCGCCAGGAGCGCGTTCAGTTCGACAAGATCACTGCCCGCGTGTCCAGACTGTGTTATGGCCTGGACACGGAGCACGTTGATCCTGTTGCAATCACCCAAAAGGTCATCTCCGGCGTCTACGGCGGCGTGACCACAGTCCAGCTCGATGACCTC GCTGCCGAGACGGCCGCCTACATGACGGTCACACACCCCGACTACGCCATCCTTGCGGCCCGTATCGCCGTCTCCAACCTTCACAAGCAGACCAAGAAGCAATGGTCTGCCGTCGTCAGTGATCTGTATCACTACGTCAACCCCCGCAACGACCGGGCATCACCCATGATCTCGCAAGAGACGTACGAATGTGTCATGAGGCACAAGGAGGAGCTTGACTCCGCCATCGTCTATGACCGCGACTTCAACTACCAATACTTTGGTTTCAAGACGCTTGAGCGATCCTACCTGCTCAAGCTCAATGGCAAGATCGTTGAGCGTCCGCAGCACATGATCATGCGCGTTGCTGTCGGCATCTGGGGTGACAATATCGAGCGGGTCATTGAGACATACAACCTCATGTCCAGCAAGCTCTTCACACACGCCTCACCAACACTCTTCAATGCTGGCACACCCCAGGCCCAGCTCTCGTCctgcttcctcgtcgacatgaaGGAAGACAGCATCGAGGGCATCTATGATACCCTCAAGACCTGCGCCATGATCTCCAAGATGGCTGGAGGTATCGGCCTGAACGTGCACCGCATCCGTGCGACCGGCTCCTACATCGCCGGCACCAACGGCACCTCCAACGGTGTCATTCCCATGCTTCGCGTGTTCAACAACACGGCTAGGTACGTCGACCAGGGCGGCAACAAGCGCCCCGGAGCCTTCGCCATCTACCTGGAGCCGTGGCACGCCGATGTGTTCGAGTTCCTTGACCTGCGAAAGAACcacggcaaggaggaggTTCGTGCTCGTGACCTGTTCCTCGCTCTCTGGATCCCCGACCTGTTCATGAAGCGTGTCGAGAAGAACGGCGACTGGACACTTATGTGCCCCAATGAGTGCCCGGGCTTAGCCGACTGCTACGGTGATGAGTTCGAGGCCTTGTACGAGAAGTACGAGCGTGAGGGCAAGGGACGCAAGACCATCCGGGCACAAAAGCTGTGGTACTCTATCCTGGAGGCACAGACGGAGACGGGTAACCCCTTCATGCTGTACAAGGATGCCTGCAACCGGAAGAGCAACCAGAAGAACCTGGGAACCATCCGCAGCTCCAACTTGTGCACCGAGATTGTGGAGTACTCGGCGCCCGATGAGGTCGCCGTGTGCAACCTTGCCTCCCTCGCTCTGCCTGCCTTCGTTGACTACACGGAGGGTTGCTACGACTTCAAGAAGTTGCACGAGGTCACGCAGGTGGTCGTCCGCAACCTGAACCGCATCATCGACGTCAACTACTACCCAGTACAGGAGGCTCGTAACAGCAACATGCGTCACAGGCCCATTGGTCTGGGCGTTCAGGGTCTTGCGGATGCCTTCCTGGCCCTGCGCCTGCCGTTCGAGTCCCCCGAGGCCCGGGAGCTGAACAAGCAGATCTTTGAGACCATCTACCACGCTGCTCTCACGGCTTCGGTCGAGCTGTCCAAGGAGCAGGGTCCCTACTCGACCTTCAAGGGCTCACCCGCGTCCGAAGGCATTCTTCAGTTCGACATGTGGAACGTGAAGCCTTCTGACCTGTGGGAGTGGGACAGCCTCAAGGAGCAGATCAAGGAGCACGGTATCCGCAACAGTCTACTGCTTGCCCCCATGCCCACGGCCAGCACGTCGCAGATTCTGGGCAACAATGAGTGCTTCGAGCCGTACACGTCCAACATTTACCAGCGCCGCGTCTTGGCTGGCGAGTTCCAGGTTGTCAACCCGTGGCTGCTCAAGGACCTTGTGGACATGGGTCTGTGGTCTGACGCCATGAAGAACCGCATCATTGCGGAGAATGGCTCCATCCAGAACATCCCCAATATCCCGGCCGACATCAAGGCCCTTTACAAGACGGTCTGGGAGATTTCGCAGCGACAGGTTGTCCAGATGGCAGCCGACCGTGGTGCCTTCATCGACCAGTCTCAGTCCCTCAACATCCACATGAAGGACCCCACCATGGGCAAGATCACCAGCATGCACTTCACCGGCTGGAAGCTGGGCCTGAAGACTGGCATGTACTACCTGCGCACccaggctgctgcggcgccgatTCAGTTCACGGTCGACCAGCAGGCTCTGAAGGTCGCGGATACCAACGTGGGCAAGGAGAGGGTGCTGAAGAAGCGCACAGCTCCTGCCGGGACCAGCTACATGTCTTCCCCGTCTGCGGTCCCCCGCGCCTCATACctgaaggaggaggcgggcaaCTCGCTGAGCTCCAACGGCATCCCGACGCCtagcacgacgccgccgcctgcgttgGCAGCCGAGGCGAAGCCCCGGCCCGTTGCGTCGCCAAACAAGGCCCCAACCATCAAGGCtgatgtcgatgacggcgacagcCCCCGAGTGCTGCCCACGGATCCTTCTGACAAGATCAACGACGAGGAACTGGCCGAGCCCGGCAAGAAGCCCGCTGGCGCTCAGTCCGaagacaaggacgaggacagcGAGGGGAGAGAGCGCGACATCTATTCCGATGCCGTTCTTGCTT GCAGCATTGAGAACCCTGAGGCCTGCGTCATGTGCAGCGGCTAG